One genomic window of Mucilaginibacter sp. SJ includes the following:
- a CDS encoding NADH-quinone oxidoreductase subunit B, with protein MSDIQLVDAPAGVEGAGFFATSLDKVIGIARSNSLWPLPFATSCCGIEFMATMASHYDLSRFGAERLSFSPRQADLLMVMGTIAKKMAPVLRQVYLQMAEPRWVMAVGACASSGGIFDTYSVLQGIDEVIPVDVYVPGCPPRPEAIIDGFMNIQELVKTESLRRRSEPKYQELLAKYGIQ; from the coding sequence ATGAGTGATATTCAATTAGTTGATGCCCCTGCCGGAGTTGAAGGCGCCGGGTTTTTTGCTACCTCGCTTGATAAAGTAATAGGCATAGCACGCTCAAATTCATTATGGCCTTTACCATTTGCTACTTCATGTTGCGGTATTGAGTTTATGGCCACCATGGCATCTCACTATGATCTTTCACGTTTTGGTGCCGAGCGTTTGAGCTTTTCACCACGACAAGCCGATTTGTTAATGGTTATGGGTACCATAGCCAAAAAAATGGCTCCTGTACTGCGCCAGGTATACCTGCAAATGGCCGAGCCGCGTTGGGTAATGGCTGTTGGCGCCTGCGCTTCAAGCGGTGGTATATTTGATACTTACTCCGTTTTGCAGGGTATTGACGAAGTTATCCCGGTTGACGTTTATGTACCGGGCTGTCCGCCAAGGCCGGAGGCTATTATAGATGGTTTTATGAATATTCAGGAACTGGTAAAAACGGAATCCCTGCGCCGCAGGAGCGAGCCTAAATACCAGGAATTGTTAGCTAAATACGGAATTCAATAA
- a CDS encoding NADH-quinone oxidoreductase subunit C, translated as MAKIPNEELIKAISDKFDTLVTVVGEPYELLTVETGRETIIDLLTFLKTDPALKFIFLTDITGIHYPEQERPIGVIYHLHSLTTNTRIRIKVFLADADVHIPTATVLWDGANWMERETYDLFGVLFDGHPDLRRILNVDDMTAFPMRKEFPLEDPNRVDKKDFYFGR; from the coding sequence ATGGCTAAGATACCTAACGAAGAGCTTATTAAAGCAATAAGCGATAAATTTGATACCCTGGTAACTGTTGTTGGTGAGCCGTATGAATTGCTGACTGTTGAAACAGGTCGTGAAACAATTATCGATCTACTTACATTCCTGAAAACGGATCCTGCTCTTAAGTTCATTTTCCTTACAGATATTACAGGTATCCATTACCCTGAACAGGAAAGGCCGATAGGCGTTATTTATCACCTGCATAGCCTCACTACCAATACCCGCATCAGAATCAAGGTATTTTTGGCTGATGCTGATGTGCATATCCCAACTGCTACTGTGCTTTGGGACGGTGCAAACTGGATGGAACGCGAAACTTATGACCTTTTTGGGGTACTATTTGACGGTCACCCGGATTTGCGCAGGATTTTGAACGTAGATGATATGACCGCTTTCCCAATGCGTAAGGAGTTTCCGCTGGAAGATCCTAACCGCGTTGACAAGAAGGATTTCTATTTCGGAAGATAA
- a CDS encoding NADH-quinone oxidoreductase subunit D, whose amino-acid sequence MQNHPVYTDNDPQNELSTLNLGPTHPATHGVFQNVLQLDGERIVSGVSTIGYIHRAFEKIAEHRPFYQITPLTDRLNYCSSPINNMGWHMTVEKLLNIQIPKRVDYLRVIVMELARISDHIICNGVLGVDTGAFTGFLYMMEHREAIYEIYEEVCGSRLTTNIGRIGGFERNFNSRAFDKLRAFLKNFPKTLKEFESLFNRNRIFVDRTRDVAAVSAETALSYSWTGPLLRAAGVDYDVRAMNPYSSYEDFEFEVPVGDNGDVYNRFLVRNEEMWQSLRIIEQALAKLDKEPSDIFHADVPEFYLPPKEEVYNNMEALIYHFKIVMGEIPTPKTEVYHSVEGANGELGFYLVNDGGRSPYRLHFRRPSFINYQMYAPMSRGMLLSDAIINMSSLNVIAGELDA is encoded by the coding sequence ATGCAAAATCATCCTGTATATACAGATAACGATCCGCAAAACGAACTGTCAACCCTAAACCTGGGCCCAACGCACCCTGCCACCCACGGTGTGTTTCAAAATGTGCTCCAGTTGGATGGTGAGCGTATCGTTAGTGGTGTATCAACCATTGGTTATATACACCGCGCATTTGAAAAAATTGCCGAGCACAGGCCGTTTTACCAGATAACCCCGCTTACCGACCGTTTAAACTACTGCTCATCGCCTATCAATAACATGGGCTGGCACATGACGGTTGAAAAGCTTTTAAATATCCAAATTCCTAAGCGCGTTGATTACCTGCGTGTAATTGTAATGGAGCTTGCACGTATTTCAGATCATATTATTTGTAATGGTGTATTGGGCGTGGACACTGGTGCATTTACGGGCTTCCTGTATATGATGGAACACCGTGAAGCTATTTACGAAATATATGAAGAAGTTTGCGGTTCACGCCTTACGACCAACATTGGCCGTATCGGTGGTTTTGAGCGTAACTTCAATAGCCGTGCCTTTGATAAGCTGCGCGCGTTTTTAAAGAACTTTCCTAAAACCCTTAAAGAGTTTGAAAGCTTGTTTAACCGCAACAGGATCTTCGTTGACCGTACCAGGGACGTAGCTGCTGTTAGCGCCGAAACTGCTTTGAGCTACAGCTGGACCGGGCCGCTTTTACGTGCTGCCGGTGTTGATTACGATGTAAGGGCTATGAACCCATATTCATCATACGAAGACTTTGAATTTGAAGTTCCGGTAGGTGATAATGGCGACGTTTACAACCGCTTTTTGGTTCGTAACGAGGAGATGTGGCAAAGCTTAAGGATCATTGAACAGGCTTTAGCCAAGCTTGATAAAGAACCAAGCGATATTTTCCACGCTGATGTACCTGAATTTTACCTGCCTCCCAAAGAGGAAGTATATAATAACATGGAAGCTTTGATCTATCACTTTAAAATTGTGATGGGCGAAATTCCAACCCCCAAAACCGAGGTTTATCATTCGGTTGAGGGAGCTAACGGCGAGCTGGGCTTTTACCTGGTTAATGATGGTGGCCGTTCGCCGTACCGTTTGCATTTCCGCAGGCCAAGCTTCATCAATTACCAGATGTACGCGCCAATGAGCCGTGGTATGTTATTATCAGATGCTATTATTAACATGAGTAGTTTAAACGTTATAGCCGGAGAGTTAGATGCTTAG
- a CDS encoding NADH-quinone oxidoreductase subunit NuoE family protein → MLRVDEAQEPVEFSPALISKFDEIVSRYPQGKQKSGLLPILHLVQAEFGWVSAPAMDKVAEYLSILPIEVYEVATFYTMYFLRPQGKYVLEVCRTSGCCLVGAEKIMDHIEETLGVKEGEVTPDGLFSWRGVECLAACGFGPVLQIGPEYTFYENLTNESVDKLISDLKAKAKN, encoded by the coding sequence ATGCTTAGAGTTGACGAAGCTCAGGAACCGGTTGAATTTTCGCCGGCACTGATCAGCAAATTTGATGAAATAGTTAGCCGTTATCCGCAGGGAAAGCAAAAATCGGGCTTACTGCCAATCCTTCACCTGGTACAGGCCGAATTTGGCTGGGTAAGCGCGCCCGCGATGGATAAGGTTGCCGAATATTTAAGCATCCTGCCTATTGAGGTATATGAGGTTGCTACATTTTATACCATGTACTTTTTACGCCCGCAGGGCAAGTACGTGCTGGAAGTTTGCCGCACAAGCGGTTGCTGCCTGGTAGGTGCCGAAAAGATCATGGATCATATAGAGGAAACCCTTGGTGTAAAAGAAGGTGAAGTTACTCCCGACGGCCTATTTAGCTGGAGAGGGGTAGAGTGCCTTGCCGCCTGCGGTTTTGGCCCCGTATTGCAAATTGGCCCTGAATACACTTTTTATGAAAACCTGACCAACGAGTCGGTAGATAAATTGATCAGTGATTTAAAAGCGAAAGCTAAGAATTAA
- the nuoF gene encoding NADH-quinone oxidoreductase subunit NuoF yields MGRKLLLEHINVPGINTFDVYRSKGGYASVEKALKTMSPEEIVEEVKKSGLRGRGGAGFPTGMKWSFLAKPEGVARYLVCNGDESEPGTFKDRYLMTYIPHLLIEGMIVSSFALGANTSYIYLRGEMMPQVRILEKAIAEAKAKGFLGKNILGTGYDLELYVQPGGGAYICGEETALLESLEGKRGNPRIKPPFPAIAGLYGCPTVVNNVESIAAVVPIINEGGDEYAKIGIGRSTGTKLISAGGNLKKPGVYEIELGVPVEEFIYSDEYCGGIANGKRLKAVVAGGSSVPILPANLILKTINNEARLMSYESLSDGGFVSGTMLGSGGFIAYDEDACIVRNTWNFARFYHHESCGQCSPCREGTGWMEKVLHRLEYGHGKMSDMDLLVDVSKKIEGNTICPLGDAAAWPVASAIRHFRDEFEWHVTNASEATSRNYGLAHYADPLKVVETSPL; encoded by the coding sequence ATGGGACGGAAATTACTTTTAGAACATATAAACGTACCCGGCATCAATACATTTGATGTTTACCGTTCAAAAGGTGGCTATGCTTCTGTTGAGAAAGCATTGAAAACCATGTCGCCTGAAGAGATCGTTGAGGAGGTTAAAAAATCGGGCTTACGCGGTCGTGGCGGTGCGGGTTTCCCCACCGGTATGAAATGGAGCTTTTTGGCTAAGCCCGAAGGCGTTGCGCGTTACCTGGTTTGTAATGGTGACGAATCGGAGCCCGGCACTTTTAAAGACCGCTACCTGATGACTTATATCCCTCACCTATTAATTGAGGGCATGATCGTATCGAGCTTCGCGCTTGGTGCAAATACATCATACATTTACCTGCGCGGTGAAATGATGCCGCAGGTAAGGATCCTGGAAAAAGCTATCGCGGAAGCAAAAGCAAAGGGCTTTTTAGGTAAAAACATATTAGGTACCGGTTATGATCTTGAACTTTATGTTCAGCCAGGCGGTGGTGCTTATATCTGCGGTGAGGAAACCGCATTGCTGGAGTCATTGGAAGGTAAACGTGGTAACCCACGCATCAAACCTCCGTTCCCGGCTATTGCGGGTTTGTATGGCTGCCCTACCGTTGTAAACAACGTTGAATCAATTGCAGCTGTTGTACCTATTATTAACGAAGGTGGCGACGAATATGCTAAAATAGGTATCGGTCGTAGTACAGGTACCAAATTGATCTCTGCAGGTGGTAACCTGAAAAAGCCGGGTGTTTATGAAATTGAACTCGGTGTACCTGTTGAAGAATTTATATATTCTGATGAGTATTGCGGTGGTATCGCCAATGGCAAACGTTTAAAAGCGGTTGTTGCGGGTGGTTCATCAGTACCAATTTTACCGGCTAACCTGATCCTGAAAACCATCAATAATGAAGCCCGCCTGATGAGCTACGAATCATTATCAGATGGTGGTTTCGTAAGCGGTACCATGTTAGGTTCGGGCGGCTTCATCGCTTATGATGAAGATGCTTGTATCGTACGTAATACCTGGAACTTTGCCCGTTTCTATCACCACGAGAGTTGCGGACAATGTTCGCCTTGCCGTGAAGGTACCGGCTGGATGGAGAAGGTATTACATCGTCTGGAATATGGCCATGGCAAAATGAGCGACATGGACCTGTTGGTAGATGTATCTAAAAAAATAGAAGGAAATACCATTTGTCCGCTGGGTGACGCGGCAGCATGGCCTGTGGCCAGTGCTATTCGCCATTTCAGGGATGAATTTGAGTGGCATGTAACTAACGCGAGCGAAGCAACTTCCAGAAACTACGGTTTGGCACATTACGCTGATCCGTTGAAAGTTGTAGAGACAAGCCCCCTCTAA
- a CDS encoding 2Fe-2S iron-sulfur cluster-binding protein translates to MKVTIDGITVDVEPGTSILNAARQIGGDIVPPAMCYYSKLAGSGGKCRTCLVKVTKGSEKDPRPMPKLVASCRTGVMDGMEVQNITSPEVIEARKGVVEMLLINHPLDCPVCDQAGECHLQDLGFEHGAAKTRYEFDRRTFEKIDIGDKIQLHMTRCILCYRCVFTADQITNTRLHGILNRGDHSEISTYISKAVDNDFSGNVIDVCPVGALTDKTFRFKNRVWFTKPVEAHRDCDKCCGKVTLWYKGEDVIRVTGRKDVYGEVEEFICNTCRFDKKKTADWVIEGPRKVSHQSVISANHYEFTPLPVVKTNPVLMEANKEQFERETRL, encoded by the coding sequence ATGAAAGTAACAATAGACGGAATAACCGTTGATGTAGAACCCGGAACAAGCATCCTGAATGCCGCAAGGCAAATAGGGGGCGATATTGTTCCGCCTGCTATGTGCTATTACTCTAAGCTGGCTGGCAGTGGCGGTAAATGCCGTACCTGTTTGGTTAAGGTTACCAAAGGATCTGAAAAGGATCCGCGCCCAATGCCTAAGCTGGTGGCTTCATGCCGTACCGGTGTTATGGACGGGATGGAGGTACAAAATATCACTTCGCCAGAGGTTATTGAAGCCCGTAAAGGCGTGGTAGAAATGCTGCTGATCAACCACCCGCTTGATTGCCCCGTATGCGACCAGGCCGGCGAATGTCACCTGCAGGACCTGGGCTTTGAGCATGGAGCAGCTAAAACGCGCTATGAATTTGACCGCCGTACATTTGAAAAGATCGATATAGGCGATAAGATCCAGCTACACATGACCCGTTGCATCCTTTGCTACCGTTGTGTGTTCACTGCCGATCAGATCACCAATACCCGTTTACATGGCATCCTGAACAGAGGCGATCATTCAGAAATCTCTACATACATCAGCAAAGCGGTTGATAACGATTTTTCTGGTAACGTGATTGACGTTTGCCCTGTAGGTGCATTAACTGATAAAACTTTCCGCTTTAAAAACCGTGTTTGGTTCACCAAGCCTGTTGAAGCACACCGCGATTGCGATAAATGCTGTGGTAAAGTGACACTTTGGTATAAAGGCGAAGATGTGATCAGGGTAACCGGTAGAAAAGATGTTTATGGTGAGGTTGAGGAATTTATCTGCAATACCTGCCGTTTCGACAAAAAGAAAACTGCCGATTGGGTTATTGAAGGTCCGCGTAAGGTATCGCATCAATCGGTGATTAGCGCTAATCATTACGAGTTTACACCGCTGCCGGTTGTTAAAACCAACCCGGTATTGATGGAAGCCAATAAAGAACAATTTGAAAGGGAGACCCGCTTATAA
- the nuoH gene encoding NADH-quinone oxidoreductase subunit NuoH: METTDLIFRIVLIVVIFAISLVVAMYSTYAERKVAAFFQDRIGPNRAGPWGILQPLADGGKMFLKEEIIPTNATGFLFIVGPSLAILTACIGSAVIPWGSAITIGGHTFDLQVTDINVGVLYIFGVVSLGVYGIMIGGWASNNKYSLLGAIRAASQNISYEISMGLSIIALLMLTGTLSLKEIAEQQHGFHWNVWRQPLGFILFLVCAFAETNRSPFDLPECETELVGGYHTEYSSMKLGFYLFAEYINMFISSAVMATLYWGGYNYPGMDWVAAHAGPTIAPLIGVVVLFGKIFFSIFFFMWVRWTIPRFRYDQLMDLGWKILIPLAIANIVLTGVGSTLLTHFGY, translated from the coding sequence ATGGAAACTACCGATTTAATATTCAGGATCGTACTGATCGTTGTGATTTTCGCTATCAGCCTGGTCGTGGCTATGTATTCAACCTATGCCGAACGTAAAGTTGCTGCATTTTTCCAGGATAGGATAGGCCCTAACCGTGCAGGCCCATGGGGTATTTTACAACCCCTTGCCGATGGTGGCAAGATGTTTTTGAAAGAAGAGATCATCCCTACCAATGCAACTGGCTTTCTGTTCATCGTGGGCCCTTCACTGGCTATTTTAACTGCTTGCATCGGTTCGGCTGTTATTCCATGGGGATCAGCAATCACGATCGGCGGTCATACTTTTGATTTACAGGTTACCGATATCAACGTAGGTGTACTTTACATTTTTGGTGTGGTATCATTAGGCGTTTATGGTATCATGATTGGTGGCTGGGCATCAAACAATAAATACTCATTGTTAGGTGCTATCCGTGCGGCATCACAAAATATCAGTTACGAAATTTCGATGGGTTTATCCATCATCGCATTATTGATGCTGACCGGTACTTTAAGTCTTAAAGAAATTGCGGAGCAACAACATGGTTTTCATTGGAACGTTTGGAGACAGCCACTTGGGTTTATCCTGTTCCTGGTTTGTGCATTTGCCGAAACCAACCGTTCACCTTTCGATTTGCCTGAGTGCGAAACCGAGCTTGTAGGTGGTTATCATACTGAATACTCCTCAATGAAATTAGGTTTTTACCTGTTTGCTGAGTATATCAACATGTTTATCTCATCGGCAGTAATGGCTACCCTCTACTGGGGCGGCTATAACTATCCGGGTATGGACTGGGTAGCTGCACATGCTGGCCCAACTATTGCGCCACTTATTGGTGTTGTTGTATTATTTGGTAAGATCTTCTTCTCTATCTTCTTCTTCATGTGGGTACGCTGGACAATCCCGCGTTTCCGTTATGACCAGTTGATGGACCTTGGCTGGAAAATATTAATACCCCTGGCTATTGCCAATATAGTGCTTACCGGTGTGGGCAGCACGTTACTTACACACTTTGGATATTAA
- a CDS encoding NuoI/complex I 23 kDa subunit family protein: MESLSNKRKVLEVKPLNFLERAYLPAIVGGLSTTMKHFFKKPVTISYPEEKREFSENFRGMHSLKRDEDGRERCTACGLCALSCPAEAITMTAAERQKGEEHLYREEKYAAVYEINMLRCIFCGLCEEACPKEAIYLDGDIVPADYLRKDFIYGKDKLVEAPLNQ, from the coding sequence ATGGAATCATTAAGCAATAAACGAAAAGTACTGGAAGTTAAGCCACTCAATTTTTTAGAGCGTGCTTACCTGCCGGCCATTGTGGGCGGTTTATCCACCACGATGAAACACTTTTTCAAAAAGCCGGTAACTATTAGTTATCCTGAAGAAAAGCGTGAGTTTTCAGAGAATTTCCGTGGCATGCACTCACTTAAACGTGATGAGGATGGCAGGGAGCGATGCACCGCCTGTGGCCTTTGCGCATTATCATGCCCGGCAGAAGCTATTACCATGACAGCTGCCGAACGCCAGAAAGGCGAGGAGCACCTGTATCGTGAAGAGAAATACGCTGCTGTTTATGAAATCAACATGCTGCGCTGCATTTTTTGTGGTTTATGCGAAGAGGCCTGCCCTAAAGAAGCTATTTATCTTGACGGTGATATCGTACCTGCCGACTACTTAAGGAAGGATTTTATTTACGGTAAAGACAAATTAGTAGAAGCACCCTTAAATCAATAA
- a CDS encoding NADH-quinone oxidoreductase subunit J family protein, whose product MSTFYFIAFLSIFFSILVISAKNPVHSILYLILTFFTFTIHYILLNAQFLAIVNFIVYMGAILVLFLYTLMLINLNKESEPVKPFMVKIAGVFGGGILAVAVASSLKLMGASNPVLLQNPDLGLVKNLGKVLFNEFLLPFEVSSVLLLSAMVGAVLLATKEKEPKAA is encoded by the coding sequence ATGAGTACATTTTACTTCATCGCATTTTTGTCCATATTCTTTTCGATATTGGTAATCTCGGCCAAAAATCCGGTACATAGTATCCTTTATCTGATCCTTACCTTTTTTACTTTCACCATCCACTACATTTTGCTTAACGCTCAATTTTTGGCGATTGTAAACTTCATCGTGTACATGGGCGCTATATTGGTATTATTCCTGTATACTTTGATGCTCATCAATCTTAATAAGGAGTCGGAGCCTGTAAAGCCTTTCATGGTTAAAATAGCGGGTGTTTTTGGCGGCGGCATCTTAGCTGTAGCTGTTGCATCTTCACTTAAACTGATGGGCGCATCAAACCCGGTATTGTTGCAAAACCCTGATCTGGGCCTTGTAAAAAACTTAGGTAAAGTATTGTTCAACGAATTTTTATTGCCTTTTGAAGTGTCGTCGGTATTGTTGTTATCAGCAATGGTAGGCGCGGTATTATTGGCCACTAAAGAAAAAGAACCTAAAGCAGCATAA
- the nuoK gene encoding NADH-quinone oxidoreductase subunit NuoK encodes MESLTNTMHAVPLNHYILLSTIIFAIGVMGVLIRRNAIVIFMSVELMLNSVNLLLTAFSVYRGDATGQVFVFFIMALAAAEVAVGLAIIVMIYRNTNSIDINVLNRLKW; translated from the coding sequence ATGGAAAGTTTAACAAATACTATGCACGCCGTGCCGCTTAATCATTACATATTGTTAAGCACAATCATTTTTGCTATAGGCGTAATGGGCGTATTGATCCGCCGTAATGCTATCGTGATCTTCATGTCGGTTGAGTTAATGCTTAACTCGGTTAACCTTTTGCTTACCGCGTTTTCGGTATACAGGGGTGATGCAACCGGGCAGGTGTTTGTGTTTTTTATCATGGCGCTGGCCGCTGCTGAAGTTGCAGTGGGTTTGGCTATCATCGTGATGATCTATCGTAACACCAATTCAATTGATATCAACGTACTGAACAGGTTGAAGTGGTAA